TCCcgccccctgctgtggcctgggaaagcaggagacgGCCCGAgcgctcgggccctgcacccacgtgggagaccaggatggcattCTAGACTGCTGGcctcagccgggcccagcccgggccgttgtggccactgtgGAGTGACCCGGTGCTCGGAAgacctccatctttctctgtcactctgcctctcaaatattacAGAAGTCAGCCTCAGCGAAACACGTCAGGTGGACCGTCGGGGATGGGCGGTCATTCCAGGCCAGGACAGGGAGGACAGAGCCCAGGAAAGGAGCCGGGGCACCAGCGGGGACACGGAGTGGCCGGGAGGGACGTTCCAGAGACACCGACCTCTTTCTGGGAGGCCCCGACACGTGAAGAAGGCGTAGACGGACAAGCAGCAGCACAGGAGCCTGAACGGCGCCGGCCCGGCTGCAGCGGGAGGGCAGGTGCAGACACAGGCGGGCTCACCGCCGCAACGCGTCCCGGCCAGCGGCCCTGCCCGGCTCCTAGGGCGGCCCCTCCCCTCCGCGCCCCCCCGCCCTACCTTCTGCCTCTGCATCGTGTGCAGCAGGTCCCCGAAGGGCGACTCCTCGGGGCTGTCGaaggccagcagggccagcgTGCGCTCCATCTCCGTGAGGCACTCCCTGCTCTCCTCGCCCTGCTCCGCCAGCTGCGTCTGCGCGAACTCCAGGGCGGCCTCCGTCTCGCGCTGGCGGATCAGCTCGATCAGGTGCTGTTGCTGCGTGATGGCAAGAGAGCCGGGCTCAGCAGCACCCCGCAGGGCTCGGCCCGGCTGTGGAACAGCGGGCGAAGACCAGGGCCCGCAGGGCTCGGTGCCCGTCAGGCGCCCGTCTCGGCCTGGCTGTGGAACAGCGGGTGAAGACCAGGGCTCAGCAGCACCCCGCGGGGCTCGGCGCCCGTCAGGCGCCCGTCTCGGCCCGGCTGCGGAACAGTGAACAGCGGGCGAAGCCGCCGCCAGCAGTGCCGAagtcccttatgggtgctgacttgggtcccggccactccacttccgatccagctccctgctctggcctggggagCAGTGGCAGATGCCCGACTGCTGGCCCtgccccgcgtgggagactgcacaagcccctggctcccggcttcggatcagcccagctccggctgttgtggccatttggggagtgaaccagcggatggaagacctctctctctctctctgcctctttgtactcagcctttcaaataagcacgtgtatataaaaaaaaagatcccatttaaaaaaaacccGTCTCAAAGGAAAGGCCTGTCCCCCACGCGAGTTTTCACATCAGCATTTCAACAGGAGACACAGCTTCCGGGGGGGACGGGGAGCAGGCaccccccgcccgcccgcgcgcccGCTCACCTGCAGGTGGAAGTACAGGTACCGGTTGGTGTCCAGGAGCTCGGGGTGCAGGCTGTTGATGAGCGCGATGGCCTCCTGAATCTGCCCTTTCAGGATCATCTCCCGGATCTTGATCCGCTCGTCCAGGGTTTCCAGATCCACGCTCGGCTCGATTCCAGATTCCACGCGGAATTTCTCCGCTGCTTCCTTAAAGCCCTCTGGAAAGGAAAACCGTCCTCACTGCTGGCAAAGCCCACAGGGCGCCGGCGGGGGCTCTGCACGTGGGGCTCTGTGCACATGGGGCTCTGTGCACGTGGGGGCTGCACGTGGGGCTCTGTGCACGTGGGGCTGTGCACATGGGGGCTCTATGCACATGGGGGCTGTGCACGGGGGGCTCTGTGCACATGGGGGCTGTGCACATGGGGGCTCTGTGCACGTGGGGGTTCTGTGCACGTGGGCTCTGTGCACGTGGGGGCTCTGTGCACATGGGGGCTGTGCACGGGGGGCTCTGTGCACATGGGGGCTGTGCACATGGGGGCTCTGTGCATGTGGGGGCTGTGCACGTGGGGGCTCTGCACGTGGGGGCTCTGTGCACGTGGGGCTCTGCACGTGGGGGCTCTGTGCACGTGGGGCTCTGTGCACGTGGGGGCTGCACGTGGGGGCTCTGTGCATGTGGGGCTCTGTGCACGGGGGGCTCTGTGCACGTGGGGGCTCTGTGCACGTGGGGCTCTGTGCACGTGGGGCTCTGTGCACGTGGGGGCTGCACGTGGGGGCTCTGTGCATGTGGGGCTCTGTGCACGGGGGGCTCTGTGCACGGGGGGCTCTGTGCACGGGGGCTCTGTGCACGTGGGGGCTCTGTGCACGTGGGACTCTGTGCACGTGGGCTCTGTGCACGTGGGGGCTCTGTGCACGTGGGGGCTCTGTGCACGGGGGGCTCTGTGCACGGGGGCTCTGTGCACGGGGGTATATGCAGGGGCTGTACAGGGCTCTGTGCACGGGGGCTCTGTGCACGGGGGTATATGCAGGGGCTGTACAGGGCTCTGTACGCGGGGGCTGCACATGGGGAAGCCCGGTGGCCTCAGACGGCCGCTGCTGCGGTCCCCACTCTGCAAGGCACGTGGGACGGCCATGTCTGAGATGGACACGCTATGCCCTGTGCCTCAGTCCTCTCCACCCCGTGCAAACGCTCTGACCCACCACAGCGGTCAGAAGGGCTGGCAGCACAGTGCCCCTTCCTGGGGTCCGAGCgcagcacagagctggctcctggtGAGGGCGACGTGCTGGCCAGGTCCCCAGGCCGAGGGGCCCCAGGACCGGCTCCGCTCAGCGCCCTgcgcccctccctgcagcctgcACGTCCTTAGCGCCTGCGACGGGGAGTCCGTCCCGCCACGCGCAGCACGGCCCTGAGGACGGCCCCAGCCTGTGGACTGGCCGCTGTCGTTCAGCGCAGCACCAGGCGCAGTCGGTCGCGCGGGCTTTCGGGGCCTCAGGAGACGAGTCCCTGGTCACCGCCGTGACGCTGTCACGGACCGAGAGCCGGGCTCTGGTTCAGGCCTGAGCGGGGACAGTGGTGTCGCCTCCCCAGAAGGCGGCTCACGCCGAGGCACAAGCCTGCTTTCACAGGGGCTCGGCACAACAGCTTCCGCACCGCGCCCCCGGCCTCCCGCCCCAGCGCTCCGGAGCGCGCCCGGGAGGCCCCGCCGCCAGGTTACCCGTGACCAGGTAGTTCATGATGAGCCGGTTCATGTCCGCGCGCTGCACGTGCAGGTTGCTCAGCTTCTCCATCCACTCGTCCTTCGTGATCTCATCGGGTTTTTCCGCATAGCTCATTCTGATGTTTCTGCGGGAAAACAGAGCCAGAGACGCTCGGGCAGCCTGCGGCCGGCAGGCCAGGAGGGAGAGCCTGCACGCCGCTGTCACTGTGGGACACCCAGACACGGGCTCGGGGACGGCCACAGGTGTCACAGCCACAGCCGCACGGCCAGACGCAGGTGCAGAGGAGGCTGCAGTCCCACACCTCCAGCCTGACACGGCCGGGCCGGGGATGCAGACACGCGCGCCCCCCTGCTAATCCCCGGGACggcggccctgcacccacgcgggggTACAGACAGGCACCCCCCTCCTAACCCCCGGGACggcggccctgcacccacgcgggggTGCAGACACGCGCGCCCCCCTCCTAACCCCCGGGACggcggccctgcacccacgcggggaTGCAGACAGGCGCTCCCCTGCTAACCCCCGGGACggcggccctgcacccacgcgggggTGCAGACACGCGCGCCCCCCTCCTAACCCCCGGGACggcggccctgcacccacgcggggaTGCAGACAGGCGCTCCCCTGCTAACCCCCGGGACggcggccctgcacccacgcgggggTGCAGACACGCGCGCCCCCCTGCTAACCCCCGGGACggcggccctgcacccacgcgggggTGCAGACAGGCGCCCCCCTCCTAACCCCTGGGACggcggccctgcacccacgcgggggTGCAGACACGCGCGCCCCCCTGCTAACCCCCGGGACAGCGGCCCCTCACCATCCACACCCGCTCCGCAGGGGCTGAAGCCGAGCCGTTTCGGCCTCCAGGTAGCGTAGGCAAAGCGCTCGGTCCCGGAGCCGCGCACCTCGGCACTGCCGGGAGCTGCGGGCGCCCATCCCACGGCGGCACTCAGTGAGCGGTTCGCGCCGCTCCCGCCGCCGCGGGGCCCCCGCACACAGGCGCAGCTCGGCGGCGGACGCGGGCTCCCGGGCCGCCTGGGCGCCACGCGCGGCGCGGACGTCACGGTGCACGCAGCAAAGCCCGCGCCGAGCCGCGCCAACCCACGGAGACGCTGGCCCGCACGCACGGGGCCGAGCAGCAGGGCGAGTCTGGGTCAGGAGCCGGGGCTCACCCCGCAGACGCTACTGAGGGGCGGGGAGGCCCGCCTTCGACGCGCAGGCGGCCGGCGCCCGAGGCCCGGCCGGGCCGGCCAAGCCGGACAG
The window above is part of the Oryctolagus cuniculus chromosome 11, mOryCun1.1, whole genome shotgun sequence genome. Proteins encoded here:
- the GID8 gene encoding glucose-induced degradation protein 8 homolog, producing the protein MSYAEKPDEITKDEWMEKLSNLHVQRADMNRLIMNYLVTEGFKEAAEKFRVESGIEPSVDLETLDERIKIREMILKGQIQEAIALINSLHPELLDTNRYLYFHLQQQHLIELIRQRETEAALEFAQTQLAEQGEESRECLTEMERTLALLAFDSPEESPFGDLLHTMQRQKVWSEVNQAVLDYENRESTPKLAKLLKLLLWAQNELDQKKVKYPKMTDLSKGVIEEPK